CGTTATTCAAGGCAACATTTGGGAGTAAGAGATCATAAACTTAGATGAATTTTACACAACGAAGGCGTGTGATGGGAGGGACTGGGTGGTTCACCTGTGGTACTGCATGACGGAGTTGTAGTCGTAGGGTGTGTTCAGGTTCAGAGTGTTCATTTTGTCGAATGCGTACGCCAAACCTGTGaggaaaaccaaaaccaaaaccaatCACGTACACCTACTGAAGGTCATTCATATTTGCCAGGGGACAAATGTCATACACAGGCTCATATTCATAACAAGGAACAGCTCGAGCACACTGAGGTGTTCGGGGTAAACGTTGATGGATGTTGCTTTCACGGGGGCCGACCTGGCTGGATGTTCTCCCACAGCACGCGGATGTGATTGTCCCTGTCGGAGCGACACTGTTCGTGGTGGAAGCCGAGGGCGTGGAGGAGCTCATGCTGGACGGTGCTGTGGTACAGGCAGCCCTGGCGGTCCAGGGACAGAGTCTGGGAATAACCCTGGCGACCCACGTAGGAGtaacagctgcacacagacagCAACCGCAGTGCATCGTTAAAATGAGCTTTCCTGAtaatatttgctttgatctttggtcattttgctttgaTTTGACCAAAAGTGGATTCGTACATTGTAGGAAGAGCCAGATTTCTGTGTGTGGGGGAAAACAAAAACCATTTCTAGCAGCGTGCACCTACAAACAGCTGTTTGTTACCCGCTGTCTGACACGATGCTCAGGAAGTCTCGCTGATTCCTCCGGGGGGTGAAGCGGATGCAGGAGACGTCGTGGAAGGACAGCAGCCCGCGTTCAATGATGGAGCGCTCTCGAGAGGCTGAAGAGACGCACAGACACCTCACACATTCGATTTAGGCTGGCCTGCAGCTTTAAACCGCTTCCACAGGCGTTTGAAAGTAAACGCTGGATTGATTGTTTTTATATTAGTGAATGAACGTGAATATAACCGACTTCTCCAAAAGTATCCGATGCTTACAGTAATGCGAGGCGATGACGTAGGGGACGTAGACCTTCCCATCGGAAGACTTGGCCCACATGCAGCCGCGGGATGTGCAGGCATCAGCATTCCTCTCGCCCTCGCCGCTGTAGGCGATGTCATCGATGACCAGCGGCTCGTCGGGTCTGCGCACTGCAGGTGGAGACACCAGACACCGGTGATGCTGACCACTGACCACTGACCCGACACAGTAtttctgcttccttccttctgtgTGAACATCGACGTCATCATCTTACCAACATCTTTGTTTGCCCtccacagcagctcagagacAGGCAGATCCTAAATCGGGACATCGTTTAGTGCTGTTCTACATGTGGTGTCCGTAAATGAGCTTTATATTCAAACATAAGTCATATTAGCAGAGTTACATCtgtcttttaaatgttttccttgTTGTGCAACAGTTTGAGACACACGTGAGCTGATTGAACCCTGATTGACCCCTTGATAAATCATCTTTAATCTTAAGAACATAAAAGTTCTCACCTTCTCTTCAGCCCAGCTGGAGGccgtgaggaggaagaggagaccgAGCGTGCACGTGAAGGAGGCCATGTTAGCAGATGGACTCTGTCAGCAGCCCACTGTTTATAAAGCCACCGCGGGGGGTCAGATGACTTGGTCACACGTTGCTGATTCTCAGCTTAACTAAATAAAAGGTTTGTGTTGGCATGAAGTTCTCTGGAGGGACCTGGTGAGACAGACGGGCCGCTGGACACCTGCTGACCAAGAATCTAGCACGTATTGATCTTTGGACAGTTGATAACAGGCTGAAAAGCTGTGAAACCGAAGCGGTTTCCATCCCGCATCCATCTGCTGTGCGCTCCAGTCACATTAAACGCCTCTTAAAAAGTTTGAAAGGGCCAAAAACGAGAGCGACTCACAGAAATCCCACAAATCCGAAGGCTCACAGTAAATCACATCATTTATTTAGACATTGATAAGAGCAGCAAAAGCACAAACGGGTGCAGAAAAACTTCAGCAACCTTTGAATATCTTCAGAATTTCAAGACTAAACGCCTCAGCAGGAGGCTTCATTGATAAAATCTCTGGATGGACGTTAGTGGAATCTTGGCAGACAGGCGGCAGGTTACTGCAGGGTGACGATCAGAAGGACAGGTTGATGAGAGGAGCCGTGTTCTCACTcttgttctctggactccactTGATGAGCGGAGAGCTCAGGTCGATCAGCTGCTGGAACGCCAGAGAAGAGGTGATCTTCCGCAGACATTTTCAGAGGCTGGGATACCAGAAGGGCAGCTTACCTGAGTGCCGGTGCAGGACTTGTTGCTGGTTCGGATCAGGTTGGGGGTGTTGGTCAGGTCGATGAGTAGTTTCTCTTGAGGCTGCAGAGTCGGAGCAGGTAGATCCAACAGGAGAACCTGCAGAGAATTCATCCTTCCGGTCACCGACTTCATTTCCCCCTCAAATTGGGGCGAGATGCTAACGGGGCAACTGGGAGAGTGGTCATGTGGGGTGGGACTTCAACCACAAGACACAACAAGGGCCTCACATttgagcctttttttaaatcaccggTGACATCATCTGACACCAGTTATGAACTCAAGATTAACATTCTGGCTCGTATCAGCCAGAACCTCTTATCTATTTTTTATGCACATAACCGGACTGGGAGCTTTAATGGTGCATGTGCTGTTCTAACCTCATGTGCCTTGTGGTTGCTCTCATTGGCAGTTTCCAGTTCAATCAGGTTCCTGGCTTCAGACTCGTGCTCAAGCTCTTTGTGCGTCCCTCCAGATTCTgcgctctctgattggtcaggcTCAGGAGGACCTGATGAGGTCACAACaggaagctcctcctcctcctccagacagaAGGGCTCGATGCTGGGGTCATCGGGCTCGATGCTGGGGTCATCGGGCTCTAGCTCAAGTGCAACCGTGGAACTCGGGCTACAATGACATAACGATTAAGCACAAAATCTTGCGTTGTCACGGTTACAGGAAAAGCCCTCGGACGCAGAATGATCATTTTGTAGCTTTCcgtcagcagcagtttacagaATTTCACCTGCAGCTTGGCTCGTTGTCACCAGAGTTAGATTCTGGGGGAAGGTCTGCCTCAGATTCGAGTGGTGGTTTTGTGAGCTTGGGGGGGTTGGTGGGTGTAGAAACAGGGATGGTGCACGGCTTGCGGCGCACTGGCGTCGGGAGGGAAGACGGACGACCTGTTTTGAACTGCAATGGCTTGTACGTGCCAGCAGAGGGGGTCAGAGGACCAGCCGAGCTCTTCTGAGGAAGACTGcaccacagatgaagacgtcaaTGGTCCAGGTCACATATCAGACATTTCTTTAGTAGTTATTTACCTGTCCATGCTGATCACGGACTCCAGCCTCTTTGGCTTCAACATCTTTGACTCTATAGATGAAACAAAGCACAGATATCAATATTCCTGGAATTTGCTAActaaataaatgctaaaaaaaaaaccctgtgaATAGCTCCAGCTGTGCTATGAGCTTACTGTCTCCATGGTTGGGACCTCTGACTCCTGCGCTGGGTGTTATTAGAACCAAGGCCTCAGGTTTGGATTTAGTCCTTAATCCGCCCTGAGGGAGAGTTGTGGAGGTCGCACTTATTGAGCCGCTCTTCTCCAAAACTCTCTTAGTGGGCGTGAATTCTGCTCTCTTTAGGGGCGTGGCCTTCTTGGCCTGTGTGGACAGCGTGCGGCGTCCAGCGACGGACGACGCATGCTCCGCAGCAGCATTGATGGTGGAGCGGCGTGCTCTGCTGGGGTTAATGGGCCTGCCGTCACTGCCAGGGGCGGGGCCAGTGGAGCTACTCACACTCCGGTTCATAGAGGAGTTCAGTTTACCTGAAGAGACATGCGCAGGAATTATTATTTAGTGCCTAAAAGCACTGACATTTTATGGCGAGCGTAGCGTGCCTTTAGCAGGGGACAGAGAAATGCTGGAGTTGAAGCTGGACACCGATGATGACGACGAGGacgtgtttttcctctccatcaCCCTCCTGCTCTGAAGGGGTGAAGCTTTCACAACCGGCAGTTTCTTCACAGCACCCTGAGCGAGAAAGTACGTCTTCATTTTATAACAAGAGATTAACACGCATCGAGATGACCTTGAAAAGACGGCGACCACTACCTTGGCGCGTGGCGCCAGATTGCGTTTTCCGAGCAGACTGGAGTTGATGGAGGAGTCGCTGATGTCGGACGCAACGCTGGCAgaatcagacagcagctcctcGCTGGACTCTGTCCTCCTTGGGGGGCTACACCTGCGGCCAATGACTGTCTGCAAAAGGAGAAACACAGGTCGACATAAAATCTGTTTCGATTCGTTGGGAGCAGTCTCTGCCGGACCGTGACCCAACCCGTGCTTACTCTGCTCGGTGGTTGCagtctgtttttttccactctgCTCTTGGTGGTTGAAGTGGAAGCCACTGGTGCAGCTGGTTTACTTGGCAGCACAGCACCCAACGGGGCTTTTCCTCGGAGCCCTGCCTTGGGCTGAGACCTGGCCCTGGTCACGGGGCTGGAAGTGCTTAGCCTGGTAACACAAGCTGGTTTTACTACTGATTTTGGGTGTGCAGAGGCAGGCCGGGTGGATAGAGGTGCGCTGGCTGAACGAAGGGATGAAACAATGCTGGTGTTGCTGCTTCCTCTTAGCAGGCGTTGCTGGATGGCTGGCGGCAGCTGCTTCAGGGGGCTCTCTTGCACACAGAAGGTCTCTCGTTTAATGGGGCTGAGAACCCTGTTAGACTGCTCAAACACATGCAGTTTAGCCTGAGAATCCTGGACGAACTCATCGGGCTGTGTGGTCACGGCAGCGGTCGCCTCATTATCCTTGTCATCCTCACTGTGCGACTGGCTCCGTTCACCACTCTGAAGCTGACTGGCCAACTTGTGGGCTTCCTGGCAGACCGCCTCGAGCTGGTCCCCCGTCAGTGGACTCCAGCTTGTCCGCAGTTGTCTACCATCAAGCTGTGTCTTCACAttaacagacacacacctctcaTTACGACTGACTGGCTCCACAAACACCTCGTCTTCATCACCATTTGAGCTTCAGAGAGAGAAATCACCAGTatcataaataaatagatgtgGGGTAAATGTCACAGTACACAAATATTCTCATTTCACCTATTTGTGCTAAGGTTTTACAAAAATAATGTACTTCACTTGACTGAAATACTCTATATGTAAGACTAAATTTGGAAACTTGAATGAACTGAAACTCATTATTTTACAACCAACATGCAAACATTACTTTATACTTATATAACTATATACACTATACTTGCTATTCTACTCTATACCTAAGCAACTACTTTGCATTCTAAAAGTGAGTTGTTGGACAGTACAGTAGCATATTTCAGGATATAAATGATCTTCACCATGTTTGGATTACCAGTTCTCTGACTAATTTTAAGCACTTGTGATGAGTCGACTGACACATAGAGAACGAGAGAAGCACCATTTCCCTCTGGATAAAGATCACAGTGCACtttgtttctttattattaAAGTGTCCTGTCCTTCCCTACCTTGCAGGTGACATAGACATATCAAAATCAAACTTCTCCTCGTGCAGGAAGAACAGATCTGGCCGGAGACAAGCAGAGAGGGAATAAACATGAAGGTAGCTTACGTTTGCAAGCAAAGACGTGGCCGAAAGCAACTTACCGCTGTTAGCTCGACAGTCCATCCTGGTGGTGGCTCTTCCCTCAGTATTAAACAAGATTCATTCAACTCCTCTCGCCACACTACAAGAATAACGACATTTTGCATGAACATGATTAAATAAAAGTATAATGTACTTTAATTGAATTTCTAATTTTATCCCCGCGAGCCTCGCAACCCGGCAGCCCACTCGCTAACATTAGCTTATAACAAATGTACCTAATATGAGGTCTAAAGATTTAACATTGTTTGCTTAAGAGCGTTTTCACTCACACGCGTCTAATGTTCCAGTAGTGATCCCTGTAAAGACGACGTCCCGACGAAGAACAACAAAATTTCCTGCTTCACGTTCAAAGTGCAAAATTTACAAGACACAACCATGCAAACTATTCAAATCTCCTtcgctgctgtcacatgacaaCGTCAAAGTCCGCTATTGGTTGGTTACGAATTTCAACGCACTGCATCATGGGATTGTAGTCCAATGTGCCCAATCTAACTCGAAAACAGACTCTAATGTGATTAATTGAATAATATATAAaacgaataaataaatacactacAATTAAAGAAAAAGACACTTGAAGTCGACTGTTCTCTCTTGAGGTTTTGAAAATGCAGAAAGAGACCGCATTTATAATTATTACTCAAATACATTGCCTCTCCAATCTG
The nucleotide sequence above comes from Takifugu rubripes chromosome 9, fTakRub1.2, whole genome shotgun sequence. Encoded proteins:
- the LOC101077035 gene encoding high choriolytic enzyme 1-like produces the protein MASFTCTLGLLFLLTASSWAEEKDLPVSELLWRANKDVVRRPDEPLVIDDIAYSGEGERNADACTSRGCMWAKSSDGKVYVPYVIASHYSSRERSIIERGLLSFHDVSCIRFTPRRNQRDFLSIVSDSGCYSYVGRQGYSQTLSLDRQGCLYHSTVQHELLHALGFHHEQCRSDRDNHIRVLWENIQPGLAYAFDKMNTLNLNTPYDYNSVMQYHRYAFSGNGKPTMAPIPNANIQFGEATQMSRNDITRLNTLYKC
- the gtse1 gene encoding G2 and S phase-expressed protein 1 isoform X1, whose translation is MDCRANSDLFFLHEEKFDFDMSMSPASSNGDEDEVFVEPVSRNERCVSVNVKTQLDGRQLRTSWSPLTGDQLEAVCQEAHKLASQLQSGERSQSHSEDDKDNEATAAVTTQPDEFVQDSQAKLHVFEQSNRVLSPIKRETFCVQESPLKQLPPAIQQRLLRGSSNTSIVSSLRSASAPLSTRPASAHPKSVVKPACVTRLSTSSPVTRARSQPKAGLRGKAPLGAVLPSKPAAPVASTSTTKSRVEKNRLQPPSRTVIGRRCSPPRRTESSEELLSDSASVASDISDSSINSSLLGKRNLAPRAKGAVKKLPVVKASPLQSRRVMERKNTSSSSSSVSSFNSSISLSPAKGKLNSSMNRSVSSSTGPAPGSDGRPINPSRARRSTINAAAEHASSVAGRRTLSTQAKKATPLKRAEFTPTKRVLEKSGSISATSTTLPQGGLRTKSKPEALVLITPSAGVRGPNHGDKSKMLKPKRLESVISMDSLPQKSSAGPLTPSAGTYKPLQFKTGRPSSLPTPVRRKPCTIPVSTPTNPPKLTKPPLESEADLPPESNSGDNEPSCSPSSTVALELEPDDPSIEPDDPSIEPFCLEEEEELPVVTSSGPPEPDQSESAESGGTHKELEHESEARNLIELETANESNHKAHEVLLLDLPAPTLQPQEKLLIDLTNTPNLIRTSNKSCTGTQQLIDLSSPLIKWSPENKSENTAPLINLSF
- the gtse1 gene encoding G2 and S phase-expressed protein 1 isoform X2, translated to MDCRANSDLFFLHEEKFDFDMSMSPASSNGDEDEVFVEPVSRNERCVSVNVKTQLDGRQLRTSWSPLTGDQLEAVCQEAHKLASQLQSGERSQSHSEDDKDNEATAAVTTQPDEFVQDSQAKLHVFEQSNRVLSPIKRETFCVQESPLKQLPPAIQQRLLRGSSNTSIVSSLRSASAPLSTRPASAHPKSVVKPACVTRLSTSSPVTRARSQPKAGLRGKAPLGAVLPSKPAAPVASTSTTKSRVEKNRLQPPSRTVIGRRCSPPRRTESSEELLSDSASVASDISDSSINSSLLGKRNLAPRAKGAVKKLPVVKASPLQSRRVMERKNTSSSSSSVSSFNSSISLSPAKGKLNSSMNRSVSSSTGPAPGSDGRPINPSRARRSTINAAAEHASSVAGRRTLSTQAKKATPLKRAEFTPTKRVLEKSGSISATSTTLPQGGLRTKSKPEALVLITPSAGVRGPNHGDKSKMLKPKRLESVISMDSLPQKSSAGPLTPSAGTYKPLQFKTGRPSSLPTPVRRKPCTIPVSTPTNPPKLTKPPLESEADLPPESNSGDNEPSCSPSSTVALELEPDDPSIEPDDPSIEPFCLEEEEELPVVTSSGPPEPDQSESAESGGTHKELEHESEARNLIELETANESNHKAHEVLLLDLPAPTLQPQEKLLIDLTNTPNLIRTSNKSCTGTQLIDLSSPLIKWSPENKSENTAPLINLSF
- the gtse1 gene encoding G2 and S phase-expressed protein 1 isoform X3 — its product is MDCRANSDLFFLHEEKFDFDMSMSPASSNGDEDEVFVEPVSRNERCVSVNVKTQLDGRQLRTSWSPLTGDQLEAVCQEAHKLASQLQSGERSQSHSEDDKDNEATAAVTTQPDEFVQDSQAKLHVFEQSNRVLSPIKRETFCVQESPLKQLPPAIQQRLLRGSSNTSIVSSLRSASAPLSTRPASAHPKSVVKPACVTRLSTSSPVTRARSQPKAGLRGKAPLGAVLPSKPAAPVASTSTTKSRTVIGRRCSPPRRTESSEELLSDSASVASDISDSSINSSLLGKRNLAPRAKGAVKKLPVVKASPLQSRRVMERKNTSSSSSSVSSFNSSISLSPAKGKLNSSMNRSVSSSTGPAPGSDGRPINPSRARRSTINAAAEHASSVAGRRTLSTQAKKATPLKRAEFTPTKRVLEKSGSISATSTTLPQGGLRTKSKPEALVLITPSAGVRGPNHGDKSKMLKPKRLESVISMDSLPQKSSAGPLTPSAGTYKPLQFKTGRPSSLPTPVRRKPCTIPVSTPTNPPKLTKPPLESEADLPPESNSGDNEPSCSPSSTVALELEPDDPSIEPDDPSIEPFCLEEEEELPVVTSSGPPEPDQSESAESGGTHKELEHESEARNLIELETANESNHKAHEVLLLDLPAPTLQPQEKLLIDLTNTPNLIRTSNKSCTGTQQLIDLSSPLIKWSPENKSENTAPLINLSF